One Primulina huaijiensis isolate GDHJ02 chromosome 5, ASM1229523v2, whole genome shotgun sequence DNA segment encodes these proteins:
- the LOC140976370 gene encoding RING-H2 finger protein ATL13-like, with translation MNMVLEIKEQKPYFLFQSPPPPIPASKYSGSGFNLNNKVSPSVLLIIIIIAIIFFISGLLHLLVKFLLRPPNRDPDEMENVTALQGQLHQLFHLHDSGVDQSFIDTLPIFNYKAIIGVKDPFDCAVCLCEFEGEDKLTLLPKCSHAFHMDCIDTWLLSHTTCPLCRATLLPDFNTGNTNCSPIVLLLESGGESSREIVSDREVARVNSLLSPPRYDEGGDDFKLHHADLAQDSCEIHEGNKVILVSGEKVVSVKLGKFKNIDDGSHEGGSSSVGETNADARRCFSMGSFAYVMDENLSLQVPIRNTPLKKQISKKPSMPLTPGHRQAMSECGFDSRVEFNGFEAFRILEIQGGEKGTSGNSHCNGNKSIGRSKRESFAVSEIWLRDRKDRPNGVSMESSRRAVSFRFPLHQNPEGANEFKPKNGSGCGRTISEIGISRWRNGGEDEQQSSNSLDSEANAPSYARRTLLWFMGRQNKVVHSTFSSNV, from the coding sequence atgaaTATGGTTCTTGAAATCAAAGAGCAAAAGCCATATTTTCTCTTTCAATCACCCCCACCCCCTATCCCCGCTTCAAAATATTCCGGTTCTGGTTTCAATCTGAATAATAAGGTAAGCCCTAGTGTACTTCTGATCATAATAATTATCGCTATTATTTTCTTCATATCCGGGCTACTTCACCTTCTTGTTAAATTCCTGTTAAGACCCCCAAACAGGGATCCCGATGAAATGGAGAACGTGACAGCCCTTCAGGGCCAGTTGCATCAACTTTTTCACTTGCATGATTCTGGGGTTGACCAGTCTTTTATTGATACCCTCCCCATTTTCAACTACAAAGCCATTATAGGAGTGAAGGATCCTTTTGATTGTGCGGTGTGTCTGTGTGAATTTGAGGGTGAAGATAAGCTCACGCTACTGCCTAAATGCAGCCATGCTTTTCACATGGATTGTATTGATACTTGGCTTTTGTCTCACACCACTTGCCCCCTTTGTAGAGCAACTTTGCTTCCTGATTTTAATACTGGTAACACAAACTGTTCCCCTATAGTTCTTCTTCTTGAATCTGGCGGTGAAAGTTCGAGGGAGATTGTTTCTGATAGAGAGGTTGCAAGAGTGAATTCCCTGTTGAGTCCTCCTCGTTATGATGAAGGTGGAGATGATTTTAAGCTGCATCATGCAGATCTAGCGCAGGATTCTTGCGAGATTCACGAGGGCAATAAAGTAATTTTGGTTAGTGGGGAAAAAGTTGTTTCAGTTAAGCTTGGGAAGTTtaagaatattgatgatggAAGTCATGAAGGTGGTTCTAGTAGTGTTGGTGAAACTAATGCTGATGCAAGACGGTGCTTTTCAATGGGGTCATTTGCTTATGTAATGGATGAGAATTTATCTTTACAAGTTCCTATAAGAAACACTCCCCTGAAGAAACAAATTAGCAAGAAGCCTAGTATGCCTTTGACACCGGGGCACAGGCAAGCTATGTCCGAATGTGGATTCGATTCGAGGGTCGAATTTAACGGCTTCGAGGCCTTTCGGATTCTTGAAATCCAAGGTGGTGAGAAGGGTACAAGTGGTAACAGTCATTGCAATGGTAACAAGTCCATTGGTAGGAGCAAGAGGGAAAGTTTTGCTGTCTCCGAAATTTGGCTCCGGGATAGGAAAGATAGGCCCAATGGAGTTTCAATGGAGTCGTCAAGACGGGCGGTCTCATTCCGGTTCCCATTGCATCAGAATCCGGAGGGTGCCAATGAGTTTAAGCCCAAGAACGGCAGTGGATGCGGGAGGACTATTTCGGAGATCGGCATAAGTAGGTGGCGAAACGGAGGTGAAGATGAACAACAAAGTAGCAACAGTTTGGATTCAGAAGCAAATGCACCATCTTATGCTAGGAGGACTCTGCTTTGGTTTATGGGAAGGCAAAATAAAGTGGTTCACTCAACTTTTTCTTCTAATGTTTAG